A genomic window from Candidatus Pelagisphaera phototrophica includes:
- a CDS encoding BLUF domain-containing protein, which translates to MAQRSPAIPAPTTITSVSNSMLIYCTVEDAYINSIRKGKWLDQSIRTRIGSALLGPSRFVNQLYAKIINDVRHSNIELISYESIDATPFFDWNMRFLDLRKLPPSVHAFYL; encoded by the coding sequence ATGGCGCAACGAAGCCCCGCGATTCCTGCTCCGACAACGATAACATCCGTATCAAACTCTATGCTCATTTATTGCACGGTTGAGGATGCATATATCAACTCGATTCGTAAAGGGAAGTGGTTAGATCAATCTATTCGGACAAGGATTGGATCGGCATTATTGGGCCCTAGTCGATTTGTGAACCAGCTCTATGCAAAGATTATTAATGACGTACGGCATTCGAACATAGAGCTAATTTCTTATGAATCGATTGATGCGACCCCTTTTTTCGACTGGAATATGCGATTTCTAGATTTAAGAAAATTGCCGCCAAGTGTTCATGCCTTCTACTTATGA
- a CDS encoding YqjF family protein encodes MAITFNHPAFSQIEHRPWPLPNKKWLLTQTWLNLLFVHWEIDVSDLRARIPDELEIDLHNGKAYIAIVPFDMKGVTFRNCPKVSFLSDFPEINVRTYVTYQGKPGVWFFSLDVPRRFPAWAARTFFHLPYRHGQVSIADLNGEIHYEQEVENDVFRARYKPFQGCIREPSSFEKWATERYCLYCQSKYGALYRTEVQHRLWPLQKASLDIEKNSMLADFEVGIQHPSILFSKRIEVVAYPLERLN; translated from the coding sequence ATGGCCATTACTTTCAACCATCCCGCCTTTTCCCAAATCGAGCATCGACCCTGGCCTCTGCCTAACAAGAAATGGCTGCTCACTCAGACGTGGCTAAATTTGCTATTTGTCCACTGGGAAATAGATGTCAGCGATTTGAGAGCTCGCATCCCGGATGAGCTCGAAATCGATCTTCATAATGGAAAAGCCTATATCGCTATCGTACCGTTCGACATGAAAGGCGTCACGTTTCGGAATTGCCCTAAAGTCTCTTTCCTTAGCGACTTTCCCGAAATCAATGTTCGGACCTACGTTACATACCAGGGGAAGCCCGGCGTCTGGTTCTTTAGCCTGGATGTCCCACGACGCTTTCCGGCTTGGGCAGCTCGAACCTTTTTCCATTTGCCCTATCGGCACGGTCAGGTCTCAATCGCGGATCTCAATGGAGAAATCCACTACGAACAAGAGGTAGAGAATGACGTTTTCCGTGCCCGGTACAAACCCTTTCAGGGATGCATACGAGAACCCAGTTCCTTCGAAAAGTGGGCAACGGAACGTTATTGTCTGTATTGTCAAAGCAAGTACGGTGCACTCTATCGTACGGAAGTTCAACATCGTCTCTGGCCCCTTCAAAAAGCTTCGCTCGACATCGAAAAAAATTCAATGCTCGCGGATTTTGAAGTCGGAATCCAACACCCTTCAATCCTTTTTTCGAAGCGAATCGAAGTGGTCGCCTATCCTCTCGAGCGACTCAATTGA
- a CDS encoding sulfatase — MNSIIKYPTLAQVICCLMLVGQLTMRADIDRPNVLFIAIDDLNDWIGVLGGHPQAKTPNIDRLAERSVLFANAHCAAPACNPSRAALMTGIAPSQSGVYHNPQPWRPAMPDVITIPQHFSANGYWSAGSGKIYHGRYPDPDSWDRYYPHQLENKFADPVPPERNVNGLGKGNFDWSPVIEPTTEMGDYKTAKWIAKQFGKEHEKPFFLACGIFRPHLPWYVPQKYFEQFPLDLIQIPKVSENDLDDLPAVAIKVATSGGDHSAVVKGDQWKQAVQGYLASIAFADEQVGRVINALDASPHKKDTVIVLWTDHGWHLGEKEHWRKFALWHRSTRTPLMISVPEGIPAMPDGSVKGRQSMQPASLLDIYPTLIELCGLPPKTELSGTSLVPLLRNPELKTDRAIVTTNGRNNHAIRDTRWRYIRYSDGSEELYDHNADPNEWTNLAGIPEYAYAIARMSKWLPQTNVPDAKKDQNL, encoded by the coding sequence ATGAATTCAATTATCAAGTATCCGACCCTCGCTCAGGTGATTTGCTGCCTTATGTTAGTCGGGCAGCTAACTATGCGGGCTGATATCGATCGGCCAAACGTGCTCTTCATCGCTATCGACGATTTGAATGATTGGATCGGGGTCCTTGGTGGGCATCCACAGGCGAAAACGCCAAATATTGATCGTCTAGCGGAGCGAAGTGTTCTATTCGCTAACGCTCACTGTGCGGCTCCTGCGTGCAATCCCTCTCGGGCCGCTTTAATGACGGGAATTGCTCCGAGCCAGTCGGGCGTGTACCACAACCCGCAGCCTTGGAGACCCGCTATGCCGGATGTGATTACGATTCCGCAGCATTTCTCGGCCAATGGTTACTGGTCGGCGGGTTCAGGTAAAATTTATCACGGCCGATATCCGGATCCAGACTCTTGGGACCGTTACTACCCGCATCAGTTGGAAAACAAGTTCGCGGACCCGGTTCCGCCTGAACGAAACGTTAATGGACTGGGGAAAGGCAATTTCGACTGGAGTCCCGTTATCGAGCCCACGACCGAAATGGGGGACTACAAGACTGCCAAATGGATTGCGAAACAGTTTGGCAAGGAACATGAAAAACCCTTTTTTCTGGCCTGCGGAATATTTAGGCCCCATCTGCCGTGGTATGTCCCACAGAAATACTTCGAACAGTTTCCTTTGGATTTAATTCAAATCCCAAAGGTGTCGGAAAATGATTTAGACGATCTTCCTGCGGTAGCGATCAAAGTCGCGACCAGTGGAGGGGATCACTCTGCTGTGGTCAAGGGAGATCAGTGGAAACAAGCCGTTCAAGGCTACCTAGCGTCCATCGCGTTTGCCGATGAACAGGTAGGTCGGGTTATCAACGCGCTTGATGCAAGTCCCCACAAGAAGGATACGGTTATTGTCTTGTGGACGGATCATGGTTGGCATCTAGGGGAAAAGGAACACTGGCGAAAGTTTGCCCTTTGGCATCGGTCCACAAGAACGCCTTTGATGATCTCGGTACCCGAAGGGATTCCAGCAATGCCTGATGGATCTGTGAAAGGACGCCAAAGCATGCAGCCGGCGAGTCTTTTGGATATTTATCCTACTCTGATCGAACTTTGTGGACTGCCTCCGAAAACCGAGCTTTCGGGAACGAGTTTGGTCCCACTGCTTCGCAACCCGGAATTGAAGACCGATCGGGCGATTGTCACAACGAATGGCCGCAATAACCACGCGATCCGTGACACTCGCTGGCGGTATATTCGCTATTCAGATGGCAGTGAAGAGCTCTACGATCATAACGCGGACCCAAACGAGTGGACCAATTTGGCTGGTATTCCTGAATATGCGTATGCGATAGCACGTATGTCGAAATGGTTGCCGCAGACGAATGTGCCGGATGCCAAAAAAGACCAAAATTTATAG
- a CDS encoding sulfatase-like hydrolase/transferase, with product MKSTNCSLFLLAVACAASNLWGEPTRPNILYLYVDDMGWGALGPNGQFERKAKGLPHLVTPNLDKLAAEGVNFSRSYGCTVCSPARSSQQTGFHQGHTFADRNDPDNAKKAIRADDVTMGDVLLQAGYVTGYWGKWGYGGTPNKDAYPEILNVQTLPTSHGYQHVVAELHHVRAHTFFQPNLWKAPASPGLIGGLELVPNSMKQYANNRRYPSTPALQNHPQYPDIAYCDDVYAFAALDFVRIQAQNYNATGQPFFGLLASQVPHAPFREVEQLPEWDQAYREFSWFDSLSDQAKQWAAMITRIDGHFGNILEALKDPNGDGDSSDSVLEKTLIVFQSDNGGPGDKSMTEFKSNAYLSGQKGRIQEGGIRIPTLMRLPKAYSSSSKLKPGTSVDRVLDVTDLLPTFSELAGVGVPVGLDGVSIAPALTGNGYQREREFVIHEAGNGQSIIRGDYKLIRAKSGLALFNLSQDPSEAKDIASNHSAMVEELNAILLKERVAEAKGFANTYHRWMGDDQADASVAGNWSDYNYENAGLVYMSEDGVPQASWTATVDAGGDAVVASDLEFLSLEIKGANQIQEVFVEKGVTLTGRNEIQLSTNGALYFDDATIASNRWLDVRSGGLLSGSGTVGTALYNNGYVDNVVPGIVVKSDYISFPDSILLIEFEEDKNSLFTVEGKAVISGGLKVLIADETGIVSGKKYVVLKSKSLSGSFTNEKSEVETASGLKFRIGYTENSVTLTVL from the coding sequence GTGAAATCAACCAATTGCTCTCTTTTTCTGTTAGCGGTAGCCTGTGCTGCCTCAAATTTATGGGGAGAGCCTACTCGCCCGAACATTCTCTATCTTTATGTAGACGACATGGGCTGGGGGGCTCTGGGTCCCAACGGGCAGTTCGAACGAAAAGCAAAAGGGCTTCCCCATTTAGTGACGCCTAATCTCGACAAGCTGGCCGCTGAGGGGGTCAATTTTTCTAGATCCTACGGGTGTACCGTTTGCTCGCCCGCTCGCTCATCGCAGCAGACAGGCTTTCATCAAGGCCACACCTTCGCCGATCGTAATGACCCGGACAATGCGAAAAAGGCAATTCGAGCGGATGATGTTACTATGGGCGATGTCCTATTGCAAGCGGGCTATGTGACCGGTTATTGGGGAAAATGGGGCTATGGAGGGACTCCTAACAAAGATGCGTACCCTGAGATCCTTAATGTCCAGACCTTGCCGACTTCGCACGGTTACCAGCATGTGGTGGCGGAGCTTCACCATGTTAGGGCCCATACCTTCTTTCAGCCAAACCTGTGGAAAGCGCCCGCGTCGCCTGGGTTAATTGGTGGTCTGGAACTCGTGCCTAACTCGATGAAGCAGTATGCGAACAATAGGCGATATCCAAGTACCCCAGCTCTACAAAACCACCCACAGTATCCGGATATCGCCTATTGCGATGATGTTTATGCCTTTGCTGCTCTTGATTTTGTACGTATTCAAGCACAGAACTACAATGCCACGGGACAACCCTTTTTCGGCCTGCTTGCGAGCCAAGTTCCGCATGCCCCATTCAGGGAAGTAGAGCAACTACCTGAGTGGGACCAGGCCTATCGGGAGTTTTCCTGGTTCGATTCGCTCAGCGATCAGGCGAAGCAGTGGGCGGCGATGATTACACGTATCGACGGCCATTTCGGGAATATTTTGGAAGCGCTCAAGGATCCGAATGGAGATGGAGATAGCTCCGATTCTGTTTTGGAAAAGACTCTTATTGTTTTTCAATCGGACAACGGCGGGCCGGGAGATAAGAGTATGACTGAGTTCAAATCGAATGCCTATCTCAGCGGCCAGAAGGGAAGAATCCAAGAAGGTGGTATCCGAATTCCCACTCTTATGCGATTACCCAAGGCATATAGCTCTAGTTCTAAGCTGAAACCGGGTACGAGCGTTGATCGAGTGCTGGATGTGACCGACCTGCTGCCGACCTTCAGCGAACTGGCGGGTGTGGGTGTCCCTGTGGGATTAGACGGTGTGTCGATCGCGCCCGCTTTGACAGGAAATGGGTATCAGCGAGAACGCGAGTTTGTCATCCACGAAGCAGGAAATGGGCAGTCAATTATTCGGGGTGATTATAAACTGATTCGTGCTAAATCGGGTTTGGCCTTGTTCAATCTCAGCCAAGATCCCAGCGAAGCCAAAGATATCGCGTCGAATCACTCAGCGATGGTGGAAGAACTGAATGCCATCCTATTGAAAGAGCGGGTAGCGGAAGCGAAGGGATTTGCGAATACTTACCATCGATGGATGGGCGACGATCAGGCCGATGCCAGCGTCGCAGGAAATTGGTCGGATTATAATTACGAGAATGCTGGATTGGTCTACATGTCGGAGGATGGCGTGCCACAGGCTTCCTGGACTGCGACTGTGGACGCTGGAGGGGACGCCGTGGTTGCGTCCGACCTAGAGTTTTTGAGTCTCGAAATAAAGGGAGCGAATCAGATTCAGGAAGTGTTTGTTGAAAAGGGCGTTACCTTAACGGGGCGAAACGAGATACAGTTGTCCACAAATGGAGCGCTCTATTTTGATGATGCGACAATTGCTTCCAATCGCTGGCTGGACGTGCGATCGGGAGGGTTGCTTTCAGGTAGTGGAACGGTAGGGACTGCTTTGTATAACAATGGTTACGTGGACAACGTTGTACCTGGTATCGTCGTAAAGTCAGATTATATTTCTTTTCCTGATTCTATACTTCTAATTGAGTTTGAGGAAGACAAGAACAGTCTCTTCACCGTGGAAGGTAAAGCCGTCATTTCAGGTGGGCTGAAAGTGCTTATCGCAGATGAGACAGGTATCGTCTCAGGCAAAAAGTATGTAGTGCTAAAATCGAAGTCTCTTTCGGGTTCCTTTACCAACGAAAAATCGGAGGTAGAAACTGCGAGTGGACTGAAGTTTAGAATTGGATATACTGAGAACTCCGTAACGCTAACGGTATTGTAA
- a CDS encoding PQQ-binding-like beta-propeller repeat protein: protein MISRVLFGLFGYLVFLSFVHAADWPQWRGENRDGVWSETGVVSKFESDQLTPVWTTPVGAGYSGPTVSGDRVFLTSYLKEPKQVEQVHCVDRLTGKEIWKYVYDCEYQDIGYPLGPRTAVAISDGKAYSYGAMGHAHCFDVESGKVIWKRDLHSEYGANMPVWGIAASPLVDDKRVYLMVGGQPDACIIAFDKNTGEEAWKSLDGLASYSAPKFIEQAGSHLVLVWTGDWFAALDPETGKPAWKHEFDRAKGPINVADPVVDVQTGRIFLSSFYDGSYLYVLDDNELESNLLWSRRGRSEIHTDALHSIIMTSVIRGNYVYGTDSHGELRCLDLSNGDRVWSDQTLLKKGRWATAFFVQNGEHTWILTERGDLVIARLTPEGFDRISTAKLIEPTTFLPRRSEEIVWSQPAFAHKHVFARNDRELICVDLSSAP, encoded by the coding sequence ATGATTTCGCGTGTATTATTCGGTCTTTTCGGTTACTTGGTGTTTCTATCTTTTGTACATGCTGCGGATTGGCCGCAGTGGAGAGGTGAGAATCGCGATGGCGTTTGGAGTGAAACGGGAGTCGTCTCGAAGTTTGAATCAGATCAGTTGACTCCTGTCTGGACCACTCCCGTTGGAGCAGGGTATTCGGGTCCGACGGTTAGTGGGGACCGTGTTTTCCTCACCAGCTATTTGAAAGAGCCTAAGCAGGTCGAGCAGGTGCATTGTGTCGACCGGTTGACGGGTAAGGAAATTTGGAAATATGTCTATGACTGCGAGTATCAGGATATCGGTTATCCTCTGGGACCGAGAACGGCAGTGGCCATTTCTGATGGCAAGGCCTATTCGTATGGCGCGATGGGGCATGCTCATTGTTTCGATGTGGAAAGCGGTAAAGTGATTTGGAAGCGAGATTTGCATAGTGAATACGGGGCGAACATGCCGGTGTGGGGTATTGCGGCATCACCGCTGGTTGACGACAAGCGAGTTTACTTAATGGTTGGCGGCCAGCCGGATGCATGCATCATTGCATTTGACAAGAATACCGGAGAAGAGGCGTGGAAATCCCTCGATGGTTTGGCTTCCTATTCGGCTCCAAAATTCATCGAGCAAGCGGGAAGTCATTTGGTGCTCGTGTGGACTGGGGACTGGTTTGCAGCTTTGGATCCTGAAACGGGAAAACCGGCTTGGAAGCATGAATTTGATCGAGCAAAGGGTCCGATAAATGTGGCGGATCCTGTGGTTGATGTGCAGACAGGGCGGATTTTTCTCAGCTCCTTCTATGACGGCTCCTATCTTTATGTTCTGGATGACAACGAGTTGGAATCGAATCTTTTGTGGAGCAGACGAGGCAGAAGCGAGATTCACACGGACGCACTACACAGCATCATAATGACCTCTGTAATTCGAGGCAACTACGTTTATGGAACCGATAGCCATGGGGAGTTGAGGTGTTTGGACCTATCTAATGGGGATCGCGTTTGGAGTGATCAGACATTGTTGAAGAAAGGGCGTTGGGCTACGGCTTTTTTTGTGCAAAATGGCGAACATACATGGATTTTAACCGAGCGTGGCGATCTAGTGATTGCCCGACTCACTCCGGAAGGTTTCGACCGAATATCGACGGCCAAGCTTATCGAGCCGACGACTTTTCTTCCCCGCCGAAGCGAGGAAATCGTCTGGTCGCAACCCGCCTTTGCCCACAAACATGTTTTTGCCCGAAATGACCGGGAGCTGATCTGTGTGGATTTATCATCGGCTCCCTGA
- a CDS encoding FAD-dependent oxidoreductase: MSIEFDTDVIVVGAGIAGLRCAIELQSKGIQTIILDSSERVGGRMKTDLRDGFRLDRGFQVLLTAYDECSSVLDYDSLKLGAFEPGALVWTGSRMEKLIDPWRRPRQLLTAAFSPVGSFQDKLRVGGLREKLRRKAVHSIYEGEEKSTLEKLKEIGFSAAFIESFFRPFYSGIFLENDLSTGSKMFEFVFKMFGQGYAALPHDGISAIPLQLSKRLDPNTVLTKQRVVKLAPNNITTEEGSRFTAQHIVLATDMSSANTLAKIESLDRDWNGTYCHYYAAPNSPLPEPFIALNGSGKGYITNIAVPTDVNRGYALDSESLICVSTSKPVSKDELAPELYSWFGNVSQNFRFLADYSIPHALPRQLPRDNAYGEAELRTPAGHWICGDYRYSSSIQGAMASGRMVGKALCKELTRQGER, from the coding sequence ATGAGCATAGAGTTTGATACGGATGTTATCGTTGTCGGAGCAGGAATCGCGGGGCTTCGTTGCGCCATCGAGCTTCAAAGCAAGGGAATTCAAACAATCATTTTGGACTCGAGCGAGCGAGTAGGTGGACGCATGAAAACAGATTTGCGCGACGGCTTTCGACTGGATCGTGGCTTTCAGGTTCTCCTCACAGCCTACGATGAATGTAGTTCGGTTCTCGACTACGACTCCCTTAAGCTCGGGGCATTCGAACCGGGGGCGCTTGTGTGGACGGGATCGCGAATGGAAAAACTGATCGACCCGTGGCGCCGCCCTAGGCAGCTTCTAACCGCCGCCTTTAGTCCAGTCGGCTCATTCCAAGATAAATTACGGGTAGGAGGACTCCGAGAAAAACTGCGAAGGAAAGCAGTGCACTCGATCTACGAGGGTGAAGAAAAATCAACCCTGGAGAAATTGAAGGAGATAGGATTCTCTGCGGCCTTCATCGAATCCTTTTTTAGGCCCTTTTATAGCGGGATATTCCTGGAGAACGACCTGTCTACCGGCAGTAAAATGTTCGAATTCGTATTCAAAATGTTTGGTCAGGGGTATGCTGCACTGCCTCACGACGGTATTTCTGCCATCCCCCTGCAATTGAGTAAAAGGCTCGACCCAAACACTGTTCTTACCAAACAACGAGTCGTGAAATTAGCTCCCAACAATATCACTACAGAGGAGGGTTCACGTTTTACCGCTCAGCACATCGTTCTCGCTACGGATATGAGCTCAGCTAATACACTCGCCAAAATTGAATCGCTGGACCGCGATTGGAACGGAACCTATTGCCACTACTACGCTGCCCCGAATAGCCCATTACCAGAGCCATTTATTGCACTCAACGGCTCCGGAAAGGGATACATAACAAACATCGCCGTTCCTACTGACGTCAATCGAGGCTACGCATTGGATAGCGAATCCCTCATTTGCGTTTCCACCTCAAAACCGGTTTCCAAAGATGAACTCGCTCCTGAGCTGTATTCTTGGTTTGGAAACGTATCTCAGAATTTTCGCTTTCTTGCCGATTACTCGATTCCTCACGCATTGCCTCGGCAACTACCCAGAGACAACGCGTATGGAGAAGCTGAGCTTAGAACACCGGCGGGCCACTGGATTTGCGGCGACTATCGCTATTCGAGTTCTATCCAAGGAGCCATGGCTTCTGGCCGCATGGTAGGCAAAGCCCTCTGCAAGGAGCTAACAAGACAAGGCGAACGTTAA
- a CDS encoding branched-chain amino acid transaminase: MEETEYIWHNGKLTPWKEANVHVMSHALHYASSVFEGIRVYDTKSGPAFLCLGRHLRRLFDSARIYRMEMPLSQAELEVVCHKLISANKLRSAYVRPIAYRGYGAITVYGSLDPAEVSVAAFPWEAYLGEEASEKGVDVGVSSWTRIAPNTLPTMAKAGGNYLSSQLISMEAQRHGYAEGIGLDTHGNLSEGAGENLFIVRNGLLHTPPLTASILPGITRDITMNIAERLGLEVREEALPRESLYVADEVFMTGTATEIAPIRSVDGIQVRSGKRGPITEKLQEAFFGLFDGSTEDTHGWLELVRGE, translated from the coding sequence ATGGAAGAAACCGAGTACATTTGGCACAATGGAAAATTGACCCCTTGGAAAGAGGCGAACGTTCATGTTATGTCGCACGCGCTGCATTATGCGTCATCTGTGTTTGAAGGTATTCGTGTCTATGATACGAAAAGTGGCCCGGCGTTTTTGTGCCTTGGGAGACATTTGAGACGGTTGTTCGATTCCGCCCGTATTTATCGGATGGAGATGCCTCTCAGTCAAGCCGAGCTGGAGGTGGTTTGCCATAAATTAATTTCAGCCAATAAGCTCCGATCTGCCTACGTGCGCCCGATTGCCTATCGCGGCTATGGAGCGATCACCGTTTATGGTTCATTGGATCCCGCGGAAGTATCGGTAGCGGCTTTCCCATGGGAGGCCTACCTGGGTGAGGAAGCGAGTGAGAAAGGGGTTGATGTCGGCGTCTCTAGCTGGACTCGTATCGCCCCGAATACACTGCCCACCATGGCCAAGGCGGGTGGGAATTACCTTTCGTCGCAGCTGATTTCCATGGAGGCCCAACGCCATGGCTATGCAGAAGGGATTGGTCTAGACACCCACGGCAACCTTAGCGAAGGGGCAGGCGAAAACTTGTTTATTGTCCGAAACGGGCTGTTGCACACACCGCCCTTGACGGCTTCGATTTTGCCTGGAATCACACGAGATATCACCATGAATATAGCCGAGCGACTTGGCCTAGAGGTTCGAGAGGAAGCACTCCCGCGAGAATCGCTTTATGTGGCGGACGAAGTTTTTATGACGGGTACGGCGACCGAAATCGCTCCCATTCGCTCCGTAGATGGCATTCAAGTGAGATCTGGAAAACGTGGACCGATAACGGAGAAACTGCAGGAAGCGTTCTTCGGCTTGTTTGATGGCTCAACCGAGGACACTCATGGTTGGCTGGAGCTGGTGAGGGGCGAGTAA
- a CDS encoding DUF1501 domain-containing protein, producing MENEIRKELGMLQSRRWFLRNCGVGMAGIALNSFFSNNAIGATTQDPLSPRLPHFAPTAKRVIYIFQAGAPSHIDLFDHKPELVKRNGELPPAELLENYRAAFIHPNSALLGTKYDFSRHGKSGIEISNLLPHISKHVDDLCFVRSMQTDAVNHAPAQIMLSTGHSEFGRPCLGSWTLYGLGSESEDLPGYVVLNSAKGTSGGASNYGCGFLPSVYGGVPFRNKGDPILYLSNPKGYDKAAQRAALDTLKRLNQQTLDDMADPETATRIQAYETAYRLQSSAPELMDLSQESPATLDAYNIKDVKETSFARNCLLGRRLLERDVRFVQLFHEAWDQHSNLDKSLRKNCLDTDQPFAALIQDLKDRDMLKDTLVVWGGEFGRTPMAQGTDDGRDHHNRAFTMMLAGGGIKAGIVHGATDDFGFNVVENPVHVHDLNATLLHTLGFDHERLTYRFQGRDFRLTDVHGKVVRDILT from the coding sequence ATGGAAAACGAAATACGCAAGGAATTGGGGATGCTTCAATCCCGCCGCTGGTTTCTCCGTAATTGCGGAGTGGGCATGGCGGGTATCGCTCTGAATTCATTCTTTTCAAACAACGCTATCGGGGCGACCACCCAAGATCCACTTTCACCACGACTGCCGCACTTTGCTCCCACTGCCAAGCGCGTCATCTACATTTTCCAAGCCGGAGCTCCGAGCCATATTGATCTTTTTGACCACAAGCCGGAATTAGTCAAACGGAACGGCGAGCTTCCTCCGGCCGAACTCCTTGAGAATTATCGAGCCGCCTTCATACACCCAAATTCAGCGCTTCTCGGAACTAAATACGATTTTTCCCGCCATGGTAAAAGCGGCATAGAGATCAGCAATCTCCTGCCGCACATCAGCAAGCATGTGGATGACCTCTGTTTTGTCCGCTCCATGCAAACCGACGCGGTCAATCACGCGCCTGCTCAGATAATGCTTAGCACGGGACACTCTGAATTCGGCCGCCCATGTCTCGGGTCCTGGACCCTTTACGGACTTGGCAGCGAGAGCGAAGACTTGCCCGGCTATGTCGTCTTAAACAGTGCCAAAGGTACTAGTGGAGGCGCAAGCAACTATGGGTGCGGATTTCTCCCTTCCGTTTACGGAGGCGTTCCTTTTCGTAATAAAGGCGATCCTATACTCTACTTGTCCAACCCAAAAGGATACGACAAAGCGGCCCAACGAGCTGCCCTTGACACGCTAAAACGTCTCAATCAACAAACCTTGGATGACATGGCTGACCCTGAGACAGCTACCCGTATTCAAGCTTATGAGACCGCCTATCGATTGCAGTCAAGTGCTCCCGAACTAATGGATCTTTCTCAGGAATCTCCAGCGACTCTCGATGCCTACAATATAAAGGATGTCAAAGAGACCAGCTTCGCCCGAAATTGCCTTCTGGGACGTCGACTGCTCGAGCGAGACGTGCGCTTTGTGCAACTATTCCATGAAGCCTGGGATCAGCACAGTAATCTGGACAAGAGTTTGAGGAAAAACTGTCTGGACACGGATCAGCCATTCGCTGCACTCATTCAGGACCTCAAGGATCGAGATATGCTGAAGGATACGCTCGTCGTCTGGGGAGGTGAGTTCGGACGTACGCCGATGGCTCAAGGTACTGACGATGGACGAGACCATCACAACCGTGCTTTTACCATGATGCTAGCTGGTGGAGGAATCAAAGCGGGCATCGTACACGGGGCCACAGACGACTTCGGGTTCAACGTTGTCGAAAATCCCGTACACGTACACGATCTAAATGCGACCTTGCTGCACACTCTCGGATTTGACCACGAACGCCTCACGTATCGATTCCAAGGACGCGACTTTCGACTAACGGATGTCCACGGAAAGGTGGTTAGAGATATATTGACCTAA